In Leptospiraceae bacterium, the genomic window AAAAATTAGTTCAGGCAATTGAAACCAAAAATCCAAAGGAGTATGTTGGTGTATTTGGAAAAGCGGCGTTTATCAGTGAAGCGGGAGATTTTGTAGGAAACTATCAATCGCTCAGCAAAGATTTGGTTGTAAAAGATTTTCAATTGACCTGGCCTCTTTCTCAGCCTTCGTCTATTTTAGTTTGCGAGAGAGTAAAAGAAGTGGGTGGGGTAGTAGAGTCTCTACACTTAGGAATGGATTTGGATTTATTCTTAAAAATGCTCACAGGAAATTATAAGTTTTTATTTGTAGACCATCTAGTAGCCGATGTTCGGATGCAAGATAATTCTAAAAGTATCAAGTATAGAAAGGCAACTGCGCTGAATGCTTTGTCTTTAGTCATTGCGTATTTTGGCTCGATTGGAGATTTGAAGAATTCAGATTATTTTAAAGAGCTGACTTATACTTCTGACAAAGCAGAGGTTCGAAAGTATCTATCCGATTATAAATTCAGATATAAGATTAAATTTTGGATCGTTCCTTATTTTGAAAAATGGGTAAGTATCAAGACGAATCTAATTAGCAAAGGTAAACTTTTAAAACAAAGAATTGTAAATAAGGTCGCTAGTATTCTCGTGAGGTTTCCTAAAGTATATAACCGAGTCCGTAGGATT contains:
- a CDS encoding glycosyltransferase, which encodes MQLSIVIPTYNQGQFIADCIESIVNQSFKDLEVIIQDSMSSDETERICKEYAKRDSRIQYFREKDSGQSDAINRGLKRSTGKYWTWICSDDRFSNLTCLEKLVQAIETKNPKEYVGVFGKAAFISEAGDFVGNYQSLSKDLVVKDFQLTWPLSQPSSILVCERVKEVGGVVESLHLGMDLDLFLKMLTGNYKFLFVDHLVADVRMQDNSKSIKYRKATALNALSLVIAYFGSIGDLKNSDYFKELTYTSDKAEVRKYLSDYKFRYKIKFWIVPYFEKWVSIKTNLISKGKLLKQRIVNKVASILVRFPKVYNRVRRIYKGLI